A single Crateriforma conspicua DNA region contains:
- a CDS encoding beta-agarase, which translates to MLTSFAQLRLAVMLVSAACLATICPVHGQQLSQEGLAQQATHHFLFDDFAKDRQTTFTGNGRDRGLKELTILTETHQIGDGDEILLPEGAERIAGLFRHFAFHGENLHRIAEVRVFPFSPDKAPPRSKQVEDFYRVQMPSIPLMDSTPSRMKMRFLMKQKNETCRIDDLVFIAQKAIPPQFDTIPYRDLGSEFPRDRVEIQLDTDHELSVGGTSRLQRDRWFRMHETPGTVDATFENWAAQRGFLTGRGAFKFNPGLTRSWGGSEVLQESKTQPGAADMSFFDRYDAGVRLRKAIPLYQEKPFACCFNDWPDFMSVPLVGRGTPQVEHFDDAAELAAALVAEQIKDAGYSAHWWEVKNESSVQSEWAHHWQESKGIDGWGLLADFHNRVAEAVHQRSPETQVGGPSSAYMQLQVKDFDLYRNQARFIEETRGHIDFFSHHFYENALMLGAHERRGLGYSNYLLGRYEAILDMLRAHMHKVDNVLPILITECGSLQNGRQPSDNWLRLYAWNAYLNKSMQRPDQIDLFVPFIFLHMSWNPNSGDAAFTPKTDRDRHRTIEDFDRTTVSHYFDLWSDFDGNRLPVDFQRDWLDVVAVHDGERISLAVTNMGGRQIAIDLSDVAQRVGASAATQTRLNYHRGQVVFEPEHSVDASKIPVDVNETTVIRLLLPQPLTPAGTLVMDRNYAHATAIKSDGQSKTFRINVTDAAHVKHAKLIVGVHRSGGITEPLAVQINGTPVSIDTGDADEFSEFFAPLDAAILPSLIQQENQIDIVAQPGTTITSVQLQTLRDAD; encoded by the coding sequence ATGTTGACATCCTTCGCCCAACTACGCCTGGCCGTGATGCTTGTGTCGGCGGCATGCCTGGCCACCATCTGTCCCGTGCATGGCCAGCAACTAAGCCAAGAAGGCTTAGCACAACAAGCAACGCATCATTTTCTGTTTGACGACTTTGCCAAAGACCGCCAAACCACGTTCACCGGTAATGGGCGTGACCGTGGATTGAAAGAGCTGACAATTCTGACCGAAACGCACCAGATCGGCGACGGTGACGAAATCCTGTTGCCCGAGGGTGCCGAACGGATCGCCGGACTGTTTCGCCACTTTGCGTTTCACGGTGAAAACCTGCACCGTATCGCCGAAGTCCGGGTGTTCCCGTTCTCGCCCGACAAAGCTCCCCCGCGTAGCAAGCAAGTCGAAGACTTTTATCGCGTTCAAATGCCGTCGATTCCGTTGATGGACTCAACACCATCGCGAATGAAGATGCGGTTTCTGATGAAGCAAAAGAATGAAACCTGTCGCATTGACGACTTGGTTTTCATTGCCCAAAAAGCGATCCCACCACAGTTTGACACGATCCCCTATCGCGACCTGGGATCAGAATTCCCGCGTGATCGGGTGGAAATCCAATTGGACACCGATCACGAATTGTCCGTTGGTGGAACCAGCCGTCTGCAACGCGATCGATGGTTCCGGATGCATGAAACACCTGGAACCGTCGATGCCACGTTTGAAAACTGGGCCGCCCAACGCGGATTCCTGACCGGTCGCGGTGCGTTCAAGTTCAATCCGGGACTGACCCGAAGCTGGGGCGGATCCGAAGTGTTGCAGGAAAGCAAAACACAGCCCGGCGCCGCTGACATGAGCTTCTTTGATCGATACGACGCCGGCGTTCGTTTGCGAAAGGCAATCCCGCTGTACCAAGAAAAGCCGTTCGCATGCTGTTTCAACGACTGGCCTGATTTCATGTCCGTGCCCCTGGTCGGACGTGGCACACCTCAAGTGGAACACTTTGACGACGCCGCGGAATTGGCGGCCGCTCTGGTCGCCGAACAGATCAAGGATGCCGGTTACAGCGCCCATTGGTGGGAAGTCAAAAACGAAAGCAGCGTCCAATCCGAATGGGCCCATCACTGGCAGGAAAGCAAAGGCATCGACGGCTGGGGGTTGCTTGCCGATTTTCACAATCGAGTCGCGGAAGCCGTCCATCAGCGTTCGCCCGAAACCCAAGTCGGCGGTCCATCATCCGCCTACATGCAACTGCAAGTCAAAGACTTTGATCTGTATCGCAACCAAGCCCGGTTTATCGAAGAAACGCGCGGCCACATTGACTTCTTCTCGCATCACTTTTACGAGAACGCGTTGATGCTCGGTGCTCACGAGCGTCGTGGGCTGGGCTATTCGAACTACCTGTTGGGCCGATACGAAGCCATTTTGGACATGCTTCGTGCGCACATGCACAAAGTCGACAATGTGTTGCCGATCCTGATCACCGAATGTGGATCGCTGCAAAACGGTCGCCAGCCATCGGACAATTGGCTTCGGCTTTACGCCTGGAACGCCTATCTGAATAAGTCGATGCAGCGTCCCGATCAGATCGACTTGTTTGTTCCGTTTATCTTCTTGCACATGTCGTGGAACCCCAACAGCGGCGACGCCGCGTTCACACCTAAAACCGATCGCGACCGCCACCGAACGATCGAAGATTTTGATCGCACAACGGTTTCACACTACTTCGATCTGTGGAGCGACTTTGACGGGAACCGGCTGCCGGTCGACTTCCAACGCGATTGGCTGGACGTGGTTGCCGTGCATGACGGTGAACGTATCTCTTTGGCGGTGACCAACATGGGTGGACGACAAATCGCCATCGATCTTTCCGATGTTGCCCAACGCGTCGGTGCAAGTGCTGCGACACAGACTCGGCTGAATTACCATCGTGGCCAAGTCGTCTTTGAACCGGAACATTCCGTGGACGCGTCGAAGATCCCCGTCGATGTCAACGAAACCACTGTGATTCGGCTTTTGTTGCCCCAGCCGCTTACCCCCGCAGGAACACTGGTAATGGATCGAAATTATGCCCATGCGACGGCGATCAAAAGCGACGGCCAATCCAAGACCTTCCGAATCAACGTTACCGACGCGGCGCACGTCAAACACGCCAAACTGATTGTCGGTGTGCATCGAAGCGGCGGCATCACGGAACCCTTGGCCGTTCAAATCAATGGCACGCCGGTTTCAATTGATACCGGCGACGCTGATGAATTCTCCGAGTTCTTCGCACCATTGGACGCAGCCATTCTTCCATCGTTGATACAGCAAGAAAACCAGATCGACATTGTCGCCCAACCCGGGACGACGATCACATCCGTCCAGTTGCAAACGTTACGCGACGCAGACTAG